A section of the Buteo buteo chromosome 27, bButBut1.hap1.1, whole genome shotgun sequence genome encodes:
- the CLEC19A gene encoding C-type lectin domain family 19 member A isoform X2: MGTGWDVCALLFAALLAAQAFPQTNIKISQAMPEPVHAYSCPLFWTEYEGHCYRYFPINKTWAEADLYCAEFSIGIRSAKLASIHSWEENVFVYDLVNSRVPGIPTDIWTGLNDLRQEGHFEWTDGSSYDYHYWDGSQPDDGIHSIPEEEDCVQIWYRHSSALRSWNDNACGRAFPFVCKIPSLALD; encoded by the exons ATGGGCACCGGGTGGGACGTGTGCGCGCTCCTCTTCGCGGCGTTGCTCGCCGCCCAGGCTTTCCCCCAGACGAACATAAAGATCAGCCAAG CCATGCCGGAGCCCGTCCATGCCTACTCCTGCCCGCTCTTCTGGACTGAGTACGAAGGCCATTGCTACCGGTACTTCCCCATCAACAAAACCTGGGCTGAAGCTGACCTCTATTGTGCCGAGTTCTCCATTGGCATCAGATCAGCCAAGCTGGCCTCCATCCACAG ctgggaagaaaatgtCTTCGTGTACGACCTGGTGAACAGCCGCGTGCCGGGCATCCCCACCGACATCTGGACGGGGCTCAATGACCTGCGGCAG GAGGGTCACTTTGAGTGGACGGACGGCTCCTCCTACGACTACCACTACTGGGACGGCAGTCAGCCCGATGACGGGATCCACTCCATcccggaggaggaggactgCGTGCAGATCTGGTACAGGCACAGCAGCG cGCTGCGCTCCTGGAACGACAACGCCTGCGGCAGAGCCTTCCCCTTCGTCTGCAAGATCCCCTCGCTGGCCCTGGACTGA
- the CLEC19A gene encoding C-type lectin domain family 19 member A isoform X1, which yields MLKPGHPWLLQNLFGLLQTFARLLQQLVSPRVRLVVICLGEVGGAGLGTAACAACSAARPHCLVLSCWMSSALPPAMPEPVHAYSCPLFWTEYEGHCYRYFPINKTWAEADLYCAEFSIGIRSAKLASIHSWEENVFVYDLVNSRVPGIPTDIWTGLNDLRQEGHFEWTDGSSYDYHYWDGSQPDDGIHSIPEEEDCVQIWYRHSSALRSWNDNACGRAFPFVCKIPSLALD from the exons AtgctaaaaccaggacacccatGGCTTTTGCAGAATTTGTTTGGGCTTCTGCAAACTTTTGCACGCCTTCTGCAACAGTTGGTTTCTCCACGCGTGCGTTTGGTGGTTATTTGCCTGGGTGAagtggggggagcagggctgggcactgctgcctgcgctgcctgcTCGGCTGCCCGGCCACACTGCCTCGTCCTCAGCTGCTGGAtgtcctctgctctgccccCAGCCATGCCGGAGCCCGTCCATGCCTACTCCTGCCCGCTCTTCTGGACTGAGTACGAAGGCCATTGCTACCGGTACTTCCCCATCAACAAAACCTGGGCTGAAGCTGACCTCTATTGTGCCGAGTTCTCCATTGGCATCAGATCAGCCAAGCTGGCCTCCATCCACAG ctgggaagaaaatgtCTTCGTGTACGACCTGGTGAACAGCCGCGTGCCGGGCATCCCCACCGACATCTGGACGGGGCTCAATGACCTGCGGCAG GAGGGTCACTTTGAGTGGACGGACGGCTCCTCCTACGACTACCACTACTGGGACGGCAGTCAGCCCGATGACGGGATCCACTCCATcccggaggaggaggactgCGTGCAGATCTGGTACAGGCACAGCAGCG cGCTGCGCTCCTGGAACGACAACGCCTGCGGCAGAGCCTTCCCCTTCGTCTGCAAGATCCCCTCGCTGGCCCTGGACTGA